The Muricauda sp. SCSIO 65647 genome includes a region encoding these proteins:
- a CDS encoding M16 family metallopeptidase — MKKYIAYLVACLFCLTLVKAQEKEMPPKGGEPKNFTLPEKQVVTFDNGLTLVMVPYGSIPKATIQFNIKTGNINEKENEVWLADMMVDLMEEGSMSKTSKQIADEMAGMGGNLNIGVGLHTTSLSSSVLYEFAPDAIALMADVLKNPKWPESEMERLKNDFKRNLSVDLSTPQNQAYRDFYAALYPDHPYGRVYPTEEQIDSYSVDNIKRFYDENLGAKRTTVYVAGNFDQEAVRQAVEGHLSDWRAGNELSYPVAEPVTSNEVMIIDRPGAPQSTIYYGLPAPDPSHSDYLALDVTNSILGGSFASRITSNIREDKGYTYSPYSVLDTKYKTGVWYEAADVTTEHTGASLMEIKKEIEKLQSEPPSQEELDGILNYESGIYVLQNSTPNGIIGQMVFLEIHDLDESFLKNKVQNMFAVTPEKVQEMTQKYVRPENMTLIVVGDKQKIEDQIQETIKAPLKQ; from the coding sequence ATGAAAAAATATATCGCATACTTAGTAGCTTGCCTTTTCTGCTTGACCTTGGTCAAGGCCCAAGAAAAAGAAATGCCTCCCAAGGGAGGAGAACCCAAAAACTTCACCCTTCCTGAAAAGCAAGTGGTAACATTTGATAATGGTTTGACCCTGGTCATGGTTCCCTACGGTTCCATACCCAAGGCGACGATCCAGTTTAACATCAAAACAGGGAACATCAACGAAAAGGAGAACGAGGTCTGGTTGGCCGATATGATGGTCGATCTTATGGAAGAGGGCAGTATGTCAAAAACCTCAAAACAAATCGCCGATGAAATGGCCGGTATGGGTGGCAACCTGAATATCGGGGTCGGACTGCACACTACTTCACTGAGCAGTTCGGTACTATACGAGTTTGCACCCGATGCCATTGCCCTGATGGCCGATGTGCTAAAAAATCCGAAGTGGCCCGAAAGTGAAATGGAACGGTTGAAGAATGATTTCAAGCGAAATCTTTCAGTCGACCTTTCTACTCCGCAGAATCAGGCCTATCGGGATTTTTATGCCGCATTATATCCTGACCACCCTTACGGAAGGGTATATCCGACCGAAGAACAAATCGACTCTTACAGTGTCGACAATATCAAGCGTTTTTATGATGAGAACCTTGGGGCAAAACGCACCACGGTATATGTGGCCGGCAATTTTGACCAAGAAGCGGTTCGCCAAGCCGTTGAGGGCCATTTATCTGATTGGCGGGCAGGCAATGAACTTTCGTATCCGGTGGCAGAACCCGTTACTTCCAATGAAGTCATGATCATCGATAGACCTGGCGCCCCCCAATCGACCATTTATTACGGATTGCCTGCCCCTGACCCCTCGCATTCAGATTACCTGGCACTGGATGTTACCAACTCTATTTTGGGCGGATCTTTCGCTTCGCGGATTACCAGCAACATTCGTGAAGACAAAGGCTATACCTATTCGCCATACAGCGTATTGGATACCAAATACAAAACAGGGGTTTGGTACGAAGCGGCCGATGTGACCACTGAACATACGGGTGCCTCGTTGATGGAGATCAAGAAAGAAATCGAAAAACTGCAGAGTGAGCCCCCTTCACAAGAAGAATTGGATGGCATCTTGAATTATGAATCGGGCATTTATGTACTGCAGAACTCCACTCCGAATGGCATCATCGGGCAAATGGTATTTCTTGAAATTCACGATCTCGATGAGTCATTTTTGAAGAACAAGGTTCAGAACATGTTTGCGGTCACTCCTGAAAAGGTACAAGAGATGACCCAAAAATATGTGCGTCCCGAAAACATGACCTTGATAGTGGTCGGCGATAAGCAAAAAATTGAAGACCAAATACAGGAAACCATCAAGGCGCCTTTGAAGCAATGA
- a CDS encoding M16 family metallopeptidase, giving the protein MKQSFKFFFLAVALLAIGCKEKTEDEKIVSEFKVPVEYYKLDNGLKVILSQDKTSPTAIVAVYYNIGFRIEPKDRTGFAHLFEHMMFQGSKNLGKMEFIKLVQQNGGVLNGSTRFDFTNYFEIVPSHKLETMLWAEADRMRGLDITQENLTNQQGVVKNEVKVNVLNQPYGGFPWLDMPQFANTNWYNAHNFYGDLEDLDAANLEDVAQFFDTYYAPNNAALSVVGDFEMEETKAWIEKYFGNIPAAELPSQPDISEPRQEMEKDSVKNDPLANKPAIAIAYQMPERNTPEYYAMGLLDQILIQGDNGLLVQKLEKEKGFTSDVNGGINYLGNMFNYKGPMLWMYDFTYDNETSKEEILESVDETMTALKQSVDQEMIDKAIVKIRSQLYDDIGGFFGLGRADLLCCFALFDNDPARINNIEEEFKKVTPDVVSRTIDEYLRKTNRSILTVNPLLAENEKTK; this is encoded by the coding sequence ATGAAACAGTCGTTTAAGTTTTTCTTTTTGGCAGTGGCCCTATTGGCCATCGGTTGCAAAGAAAAGACAGAAGACGAAAAGATCGTCTCTGAATTCAAGGTTCCGGTTGAGTACTACAAACTCGACAACGGGCTGAAGGTCATTCTTTCACAAGACAAGACCTCACCGACGGCCATTGTCGCCGTATACTACAATATCGGTTTTCGTATCGAACCCAAAGACCGAACTGGATTTGCCCACCTTTTCGAACACATGATGTTTCAAGGGTCAAAAAATTTGGGCAAAATGGAATTCATCAAACTGGTACAACAAAATGGAGGTGTACTCAACGGTTCTACCCGTTTCGACTTTACCAATTATTTTGAGATAGTGCCCTCCCACAAATTGGAAACCATGCTCTGGGCAGAAGCGGACCGTATGCGAGGTTTGGATATTACCCAAGAAAATTTGACCAACCAGCAAGGTGTGGTCAAAAATGAGGTCAAGGTTAACGTACTCAACCAGCCATATGGTGGTTTTCCTTGGTTAGACATGCCGCAATTCGCCAACACGAACTGGTACAACGCCCATAATTTTTATGGAGATCTAGAAGATTTGGATGCTGCCAACCTAGAAGACGTAGCCCAATTCTTTGATACCTATTATGCCCCCAACAATGCAGCTTTGTCTGTTGTTGGCGATTTTGAAATGGAAGAAACAAAAGCTTGGATAGAAAAGTATTTTGGCAACATTCCTGCCGCTGAATTGCCTTCACAGCCCGACATTTCTGAGCCACGTCAAGAAATGGAAAAAGATTCGGTCAAAAACGATCCATTGGCCAACAAACCGGCCATAGCCATTGCCTATCAAATGCCTGAGCGCAACACGCCCGAATACTATGCCATGGGACTGCTCGATCAAATTTTGATACAGGGCGACAACGGACTATTGGTACAAAAGCTTGAAAAAGAAAAAGGGTTTACCTCAGATGTGAACGGAGGCATCAACTATTTGGGCAATATGTTCAACTACAAAGGCCCCATGCTCTGGATGTATGACTTCACCTATGATAATGAAACTTCCAAAGAAGAGATTTTAGAGTCGGTCGATGAGACCATGACAGCCTTGAAACAAAGTGTTGATCAAGAAATGATCGACAAGGCCATTGTCAAAATACGGTCACAGCTGTATGATGACATTGGCGGTTTCTTCGGACTGGGCCGAGCCGATCTGCTCTGCTGCTTTGCACTGTTCGACAATGACCCTGCGCGTATCAACAATATTGAGGAAGAGTTCAAAAAAGTAACCCCTGATGTTGTTTCAAGAACAATCGATGAGTACTTGCGAAAGACCAATCGTAGTATTCTGACCGTTAATCCGTTGTTGGCCGAAAATGAAAAAACGAAATGA
- the ettA gene encoding energy-dependent translational throttle protein EttA gives MSDDKKVIFSMAGVTKTFKTANTPVLKNIYLSFFYGAKIGILGLNGSGKSTLLKIIAGVDKNHQGDVVFSPGYSVGLLEQEPQLDDNKTVLEVVKEGVAETVAVLDEYNKINDMFALPEVYEDADKMQKLMDKQAVLQDKIDASNAWELDTKLEIAMDALRTPEPDKKIEVLSGGERRRVALCRLLLREPDVLLLDEPTNHLDAESVHWLEHHLAQYKGTVIAVTHDRYFLDNVAGWILELDRGEGIPWKGNYSSWLDQKAKRLAQEGKQASKRQKTLERELEWVRQGAKGRQAKQKARLKNYDRLLSQDQKQMEEKLEIYIPNGPRLGTNVIEAKGVSKAYGDRLLYEDLNFNLPQAGIVGIIGPNGAGKTTIFRMIMGEEKSDKGEFIVGDTAKLAYVDQSHSNIDPEKTIWENFSDSQELIMMGGKQVNSRAYLSRFNFSGSEQNKKVSVLSGGERNRLHLAMTLKEEGNVLLLDEPTNDLDVNTLRALEEGLENFAGCAVIISHDRWFLDRICTHILAFEGDSQVYFFEGSFSDYEENKKKRLGADIMPKRIKYKKLVR, from the coding sequence ATGTCTGACGATAAAAAGGTCATTTTTTCAATGGCAGGGGTCACCAAGACCTTTAAAACGGCCAATACCCCGGTATTGAAGAATATATATCTCAGTTTTTTCTATGGTGCCAAAATCGGCATTTTAGGGTTGAACGGATCCGGTAAATCGACCTTGCTCAAGATTATTGCCGGGGTCGATAAAAACCATCAGGGCGATGTGGTGTTTTCTCCTGGATACTCAGTTGGCCTACTGGAACAAGAACCCCAATTAGACGACAATAAGACCGTATTGGAAGTCGTCAAAGAAGGTGTTGCCGAAACCGTAGCGGTTTTAGATGAGTACAACAAAATCAACGATATGTTCGCGTTGCCCGAGGTCTATGAAGATGCGGATAAGATGCAGAAACTGATGGATAAACAAGCGGTGTTGCAAGACAAGATCGATGCCTCAAACGCATGGGAGCTGGACACCAAGCTTGAAATCGCCATGGATGCACTGCGAACCCCTGAGCCCGACAAAAAGATAGAAGTACTATCAGGTGGTGAGCGTAGACGGGTCGCCCTATGCCGATTATTGCTAAGAGAACCCGATGTGCTGTTGCTCGATGAGCCCACCAACCATTTAGATGCTGAGTCGGTGCATTGGCTCGAGCACCATTTGGCACAGTACAAGGGCACCGTGATCGCCGTGACCCATGACCGTTATTTCTTGGACAATGTGGCGGGATGGATATTGGAGTTGGATAGGGGAGAGGGCATTCCTTGGAAAGGGAATTATTCAAGCTGGCTCGACCAAAAGGCCAAGCGACTCGCACAAGAGGGCAAACAGGCCTCAAAACGACAAAAAACATTGGAGCGTGAGTTGGAGTGGGTACGTCAAGGAGCCAAAGGGCGACAGGCCAAACAAAAGGCACGTCTCAAAAATTATGACAGATTGCTCAGCCAAGACCAAAAACAGATGGAAGAAAAGTTGGAAATCTATATTCCCAACGGGCCTCGGTTGGGTACCAATGTCATCGAGGCCAAAGGGGTCAGCAAGGCATATGGCGATAGGCTGTTGTATGAAGATTTGAACTTCAATCTACCGCAAGCCGGTATTGTGGGCATTATTGGTCCGAATGGGGCAGGTAAGACCACTATCTTCAGAATGATCATGGGCGAGGAAAAATCCGATAAGGGAGAGTTCATCGTCGGCGATACCGCAAAATTGGCGTATGTAGATCAAAGCCATTCCAATATCGACCCTGAAAAGACGATTTGGGAAAATTTCAGTGATAGCCAAGAACTTATCATGATGGGCGGCAAACAAGTGAACTCAAGGGCTTATTTGAGTCGTTTCAATTTTTCAGGTAGTGAGCAGAACAAAAAGGTGAGCGTTCTTTCGGGGGGTGAACGAAATCGCTTGCATTTGGCCATGACCTTAAAAGAAGAAGGTAATGTGTTGCTACTTGATGAGCCCACCAATGATTTAGATGTCAATACATTACGGGCATTGGAAGAAGGTCTCGAGAACTTTGCGGGCTGTGCCGTTATCATCTCGCACGATCGTTGGTTCTTAGACAGGATATGCACCCATATACTGGCCTTTGAAGGCGATTCTCAGGTCTATTTCTTCGAGGGGTCGTTCTCTGACTATGAAGAGAACAAAAAGAAACGTTTGGGAGCCGATATCATGCCGAAACGAATCAAGTACAAGAAGTTGGTACGTTGA
- a CDS encoding DUF2135 domain-containing protein, whose amino-acid sequence MKNNCTLFTLLCCCSLVFSQQHSITGTVMDEGAPLSDVDIKIANQGMVSQSDNHGRYQVDASEGDLLVYSKQGMEPIEIRVEDVTRTLNVEMFPKVKKLKNVTVAKKKWHSQKELEKDYHNNPNIVKTAFGYLDRTKATYAVRMINTNNILPGEYDLSNALRGRLAGVRVNGSFSGISSFGRGARSVFTRSGTPAIYDIDGQIFTEFPNFLDVQSIERIAVISSLFGTMRYGSFGRGGVVVINTKAGVRPPTDKNGFVIDRARLRNNIYEGDALTQENMAKNEPEYLKALTRSNSFEEAKSTFESNFDRYSFSPYFILDSYRYFYDRWGKEEFADSIIEDAYASLDNHPVHLKSLAYIYEAQGRFDKAYDTYRDVFILRPQYAQSYLDLANSNRSIKNVKRAAVLYVRYFHLLNRGLIQSDSSTFSGMIKRDFGNLLAVENIDKISKSIKKKDFAQDENLENTRLVFEWSNSEAEFELQFVNSDNRHYTWKHNLRENPLVIEKEKEHGYSSTEYFIDDLSEGPWQVNVNYLGNKSLTPTYLKATVYYDYGTKAQRKEIKVFKLGLKNVNQELFSLQKGNLIAAR is encoded by the coding sequence ATGAAAAATAATTGCACACTATTCACACTTCTCTGCTGCTGTTCACTGGTCTTTTCCCAACAACATTCGATTACCGGCACGGTTATGGACGAAGGGGCTCCATTGTCTGATGTCGACATTAAAATAGCAAATCAGGGAATGGTCTCACAATCTGACAATCACGGTAGATATCAGGTTGATGCTTCTGAGGGTGATCTGCTAGTTTATAGCAAACAAGGTATGGAGCCTATTGAAATAAGGGTAGAAGACGTGACCAGAACGTTGAATGTAGAAATGTTTCCCAAAGTCAAAAAGCTAAAAAACGTTACGGTCGCCAAAAAAAAGTGGCACTCCCAGAAAGAACTTGAAAAAGATTACCATAATAATCCAAACATTGTCAAGACCGCATTTGGGTACTTAGACAGAACGAAGGCTACCTATGCCGTGCGCATGATCAACACCAATAACATTTTACCAGGAGAATATGACCTGTCCAACGCCTTAAGGGGAAGATTGGCCGGTGTAAGGGTCAATGGAAGCTTTAGTGGAATAAGCAGTTTTGGAAGAGGGGCACGAAGTGTTTTTACAAGAAGTGGTACGCCTGCCATATATGATATTGATGGCCAGATTTTTACAGAATTCCCAAATTTTCTTGATGTACAGAGCATCGAACGTATAGCCGTGATTTCATCTCTTTTTGGAACAATGCGATATGGCTCATTTGGGCGTGGTGGTGTAGTAGTGATCAATACAAAAGCAGGTGTGCGTCCTCCGACCGACAAAAATGGATTTGTTATCGATAGGGCCAGATTACGAAATAATATATACGAAGGTGATGCGCTCACCCAAGAAAATATGGCAAAAAATGAGCCAGAGTACCTTAAGGCGCTTACGCGCTCAAACTCGTTTGAAGAGGCTAAATCTACATTTGAATCGAACTTTGATAGATATTCGTTTTCACCGTATTTCATTTTGGATTCTTATCGATATTTCTATGATAGATGGGGGAAGGAAGAATTTGCAGATAGCATAATTGAGGATGCATATGCTTCGCTAGATAACCATCCTGTTCATCTTAAATCATTGGCCTATATATACGAGGCGCAAGGAAGGTTTGATAAGGCATACGATACCTATCGAGATGTATTCATTCTTAGACCGCAATACGCACAATCTTATTTAGATTTGGCAAACAGCAACCGCAGTATCAAAAATGTGAAACGCGCCGCAGTCTTGTACGTTCGGTATTTTCATCTTTTGAACCGGGGTTTGATCCAAAGTGACAGCAGCACCTTCTCGGGCATGATCAAAAGGGATTTTGGAAATCTTTTGGCTGTTGAAAATATCGATAAGATCAGCAAATCGATAAAGAAAAAAGATTTTGCCCAAGATGAAAACTTGGAAAATACACGCTTGGTATTTGAATGGAGCAATAGCGAGGCAGAATTTGAGCTGCAATTTGTGAATTCTGACAATAGACATTACACATGGAAACATAATTTAAGGGAAAATCCACTTGTCATTGAGAAAGAAAAAGAGCATGGTTACTCGTCTACAGAATATTTTATTGATGATCTATCTGAAGGGCCATGGCAGGTAAATGTGAATTATCTCGGTAACAAGAGCTTGACGCCGACCTACTTAAAGGCTACCGTTTATTACGATTATGGTACCAAAGCACAGAGAAAAGAGATAAAAGTCTTTAAACTCGGTTTGAAGAATGTCAACCAAGAACTGTTTAGCCTACAAAAAGGCAATTTAATTGCCGCTAGATAG
- a CDS encoding CAL67264 family membrane protein, producing the protein MNKNTVLAWATFIMIFVGVGMIALGAFKYDEVAGYGFGAVGIGFFAIAWVFNALKGRV; encoded by the coding sequence ATGAACAAGAATACGGTACTCGCTTGGGCCACATTTATAATGATATTTGTTGGAGTGGGAATGATAGCCCTCGGGGCATTCAAATATGACGAAGTGGCCGGCTATGGTTTTGGAGCCGTCGGCATTGGCTTTTTTGCAATCGCTTGGGTGTTCAACGCCCTTAAGGGACGTGTTTGA
- a CDS encoding acyl-CoA carboxylase subunit beta — protein sequence MDLTFNKNEDHNKLRLSELRKKLATVKLGGGKDRIEKHHAKGKMTARERIDYLVDDDKKCIEIGAFAGEGMYEEHGGCPSGGVVVKIGYVQKRPCVIVANDATVKAGAWFPITGKKNLRAQEIAIENRLPIIYLVDSAGVYLPMQDEIFPDKEHFGRIFRNNAVMSSMGITQIAAVMGSCVAGGAYLPIMSDEALIVEKTGSIFLAGSYLVKAAIGETIDNETLGGATTHSEISGVTDYKAKDDKDALDTIKNIVGKMGNADNAGFNRDGARLPKENPKDIHGLLPISRSDQYDMLEIIKRLVDDSAFKQYKEGYGKTLLTGYARIDGWAVGIIANQRKVVKTTKGEMQFGGVIYSDSADKATRFIANCNQKKIPLVFLQDVTGFMVGSKSEHGGIIKDGAKMVNAVSNSVVPKFTVVIGNSYGAGNYAMCGKAYDPRFIVAWPSAELAVMSGNSAAKVLLQIEKAALEKKGGKITEEKETDLFKKIKERYDNQISPYYAAARLWTDAIIDPLETRKWISMGIEAANHAPIEKKFNMGVLQV from the coding sequence ATGGACCTTACTTTTAACAAAAACGAAGACCATAACAAATTACGGCTCTCTGAATTGAGAAAGAAATTGGCCACTGTCAAATTGGGTGGTGGCAAAGATAGAATCGAAAAACACCATGCCAAGGGCAAAATGACGGCACGTGAGCGCATCGATTATTTAGTGGATGACGACAAAAAGTGCATTGAGATCGGCGCCTTTGCCGGTGAGGGTATGTACGAAGAACATGGTGGGTGCCCATCAGGAGGCGTAGTGGTCAAAATCGGATACGTGCAAAAGCGCCCATGCGTTATCGTTGCCAACGATGCCACGGTCAAGGCCGGGGCATGGTTCCCAATTACTGGAAAAAAGAACTTGCGTGCACAGGAAATTGCCATTGAAAACCGGCTGCCCATCATCTATTTGGTCGATAGTGCCGGGGTCTATTTACCCATGCAAGATGAGATTTTTCCCGATAAAGAACACTTTGGTCGAATTTTTAGGAACAATGCCGTGATGAGCAGTATGGGCATCACCCAAATAGCGGCTGTCATGGGCAGCTGTGTGGCCGGTGGGGCCTATTTGCCCATTATGAGCGATGAGGCATTGATCGTTGAAAAAACCGGAAGCATCTTTTTGGCTGGAAGCTATCTCGTAAAGGCGGCCATCGGTGAAACCATCGACAACGAAACGTTGGGCGGTGCCACTACGCACAGTGAAATTAGCGGAGTGACCGATTACAAGGCCAAAGATGATAAAGATGCCCTTGATACCATAAAAAATATAGTGGGTAAAATGGGAAATGCCGATAACGCCGGTTTCAATCGTGATGGGGCGCGACTTCCGAAAGAAAATCCCAAAGACATCCATGGACTATTGCCCATCTCACGCTCAGACCAATACGATATGCTTGAAATCATTAAGCGTCTCGTAGATGATTCTGCTTTCAAACAATATAAAGAAGGTTATGGCAAAACGCTCTTGACCGGTTATGCCCGTATTGATGGCTGGGCGGTGGGCATCATTGCCAACCAACGAAAAGTGGTCAAGACCACCAAGGGCGAAATGCAGTTTGGCGGAGTCATCTATTCAGATTCTGCTGACAAGGCCACCCGTTTTATCGCCAATTGTAATCAAAAGAAGATTCCGCTGGTCTTTTTACAAGATGTAACCGGTTTTATGGTCGGCAGTAAAAGCGAGCATGGCGGTATCATCAAAGACGGGGCAAAAATGGTCAATGCGGTGAGCAATTCAGTAGTGCCTAAGTTTACCGTTGTCATAGGCAACAGTTACGGTGCCGGAAACTATGCCATGTGCGGCAAGGCTTATGACCCAAGGTTCATTGTGGCTTGGCCCAGTGCCGAACTGGCCGTTATGAGCGGTAATTCTGCCGCCAAGGTACTGTTGCAAATCGAAAAGGCCGCGCTTGAGAAAAAGGGCGGGAAAATCACCGAGGAAAAAGAAACCGATCTCTTCAAAAAGATCAAAGAGCGTTACGACAACCAGATATCGCCCTACTATGCCGCTGCCAGACTGTGGACCGATGCCATCATCGATCCGCTCGAAACGCGAAAATGGATTTCAATGGGTATCGAAGCGGCCAACCATGCCCCGATCGAGAAAAAATTCAATATGGGGGTGTTGCAGGTATAG